The Mastomys coucha isolate ucsf_1 unplaced genomic scaffold, UCSF_Mcou_1 pScaffold14, whole genome shotgun sequence genome window below encodes:
- the Fev gene encoding protein FEV, producing MRQSGTSQPLLINMYLPDPVGDGLFKEGKSPSWGPLSPAVQKGSGQIQLWQFLLELLADRANAGCIAWEGGHGEFKLTDPDEVARRWGERKSKPNMNYDKLSRALRYYYDKNIMSKVHGKRYAYRFDFQGLAQACQPPPAHAHAAAAAAAAAAAAQDGALYKLPAGLAPLPFPGLSKLNLMAASAGVAPAGFSYWPGPNATAAAAATAALYPTPGLQPPPGPFGAVAAASHLGGHYH from the exons ATGAGACAGAGCGGCACCTCCCAGCCCCTGCTGATCAACATGTACCTGCCAG ATCCCGTCGGAGATGGTCTTTTTAAGGAAGGGAAGAGCCCGAGCTGGGGGCCGCTGAGCCCTGCGGTACAGAAAG GCAGCGGGCAGATCCAGTTGTGGCAGTTTCTCCTGGAGCTGCTGGCCGATCGCGCGAACGCCGGCTGCATCGCGTGGGAGGGCGGCCACGGCGAGTTCAAGCTCACCGACCCCGACGAGGTGGCGCGGCGCTGGGGCGAGCGCAAGAGCAAGCCCAACATGAACTACGACAAGCTGAGTCGCGCGCTGCGCTACTACTACGACAAAAACATCATGAGCAAGGTACACGGCAAGCGCTACGCCTACCGCTTTGACTTCCAGGGCTTGGCGCAGGCTTGCCAGCCACCACCAGCGCACGCCCACGCCGCTGCGGCCGCCGCggccgccgcggccgccgccCAGGACGGCGCCCTCTACAAGCTCCCGGCCGGCCTGGCCCCGCTGCCCTTCCCCGGCCTCTCCAAACTCAACCTGATGGCAGCTTCGGCGGGCGTCGCGCCCGCTGGCTTCTCCTACTGGCCCGGCCCGAACGccaccgccgctgccgccgccaccgccgcgcTCTACCCCACCCCGGGCTTGCAGCCTCCTCCTGGGCCCTTCGGCGCGGTGGCCGCCGCTTCGCACTTGGGGGGTCATTATCACTAG